The proteins below come from a single Drosophila miranda strain MSH22 chromosome Y unlocalized genomic scaffold, D.miranda_PacBio2.1 Contig_Y1_pilon, whole genome shotgun sequence genomic window:
- the LOC117191523 gene encoding probable cytochrome P450 12a5, mitochondrial: MQPKTVRLYYKKMSQVNQEFVQRIKALRDIDTQEAPDDFLNVINRWTLESVSVVALDKQLGLLKESGDNDQAVLLFKYLDDFFELTADLEMKPSIWRYVKTPKLMKLMKSLDGVQEITSAYVDEAIERLEKEAKEGVVRPESEQSVLEKLLKIDKKVATVMAMDMLMAGVDTTSSTFTAALLCLSKNPEKQAVLREEVMKVLPEKDSEFTEASMKNVPYLRACIKESQRIYPLVIGNGRFLNRDSVLSGYQVPAGTCVSMVPLSLLSSEEHFPKAAEFLPERWIRNATDSNGQCPANDLKLKNPFVFLPFGFGPRMCVGKRIVDMELELGIARLIRNFSIEFNHPTENAFRSTLINLPNSKHISHPKLSLQLENLYC, translated from the exons ATGCAGCCGAAGACCGTGCGGCTTTACTATAAGAAGATGTCCCAAGTGAACCAGGAGTTTGTGCAACG TATTAAAGCACTCCGTGATATCGATACCCAGGAAGCTCCAGATGATTTCTTAAACGTTATAAATCGGTGGACCCTCGAGTCAGTCTCTGTGGTGGCTCTGGACAAGCAGTTGGGACTGCTCAAAGAGTCGGGCGATAACGACCAGGCTGTGTTACTTTTCAAGTACCTGGACGatttttttgaattaacaGCCGATCTGGAGATGAAGCCCTCCATCTGGCGTTACGTTAAAACACCCAAGCTAATGAAGCTAATGAAGTCCCTAGATGGCGTTCAAGAAATAACTTCAGCGTATGTAGACGAAGCTATAGAGCGTCTAGAGAAAGAGGCCAAGGAGGGTGTTGTCCGCCCTGAGAGCGAGCAGAGTGTACTGGAAAAGCTGCTCAAGATCGACAAAAAGGTGGCGACGGTTATGGCCATGGACATGCTAATGGCCGGAGTGGATACC ACCTCAAGTACCTTTACAGCGGCCTTGCTGTGCCTTTCCAAGAATCCGGAGAAGCAGGCCGTACTCCGAGAAGAGGTGATGAAGGTTCTACCCGAGAAGGACTCCGAATTCACTGAGGCATCGATGAAGAACGTTCCCTATCTACGTGCCTGCATCAAAGAGTCACAACGGATCTATCCTTTGGTCATCGGCAATGGCCGATTTCTCAATCGGGACAGCGTTTTGAGCGGATACCAAGTGCCAGCTGGTACCTGTGTGTCGATGGTTCCCCTGAGCTTGCTATCAAGCGAGGAGCACTTCCCCAAGGCTGCTGAGTTCCTGCCAGAACGTTGGATTCGTAACGCCACAGACTCCAACGGGCAATGCCCGGCaaatgacttgaagctgaagaaTCCGTTTGTGTTCTTGCCCTTCGGATTTGGACCCCGGATGTGCGTTGGAAAGCGCATCGTGGACATGGAGCTCGAGCTGGGCATCGCTCGACTCATTCGGAACTTTAGCATCGAGTTCAATCATCCCACGGAGAACGCTTTCCGCTCCACCCTGATCAATTTGCCCAACagtaaacacatttctcatcctaaattatctttacaactggaaaacct ATATTGCTAA